Proteins encoded by one window of Salvia splendens isolate huo1 chromosome 14, SspV2, whole genome shotgun sequence:
- the LOC121765907 gene encoding uncharacterized protein C24H6.02c-like, which translates to MAARRILSLIAAKYAQNPLPREVSRKFHPSPNSFSRNYEQYTRGFKSLSEASVPSVQNPAENGSCSSNSDQSTSGCFASSKNDQAAVKHQVKSDLKVSERHDLVMMFTCKVCDTRNLRTACRESYDKGVVVARCNGCDNLHLIADRLGWFGEPSSVEEFLAARGEEVKKGSAETMNLTLEDLAGTKDVSV; encoded by the exons ATGGCGGCGCGGcgaattctctctctcataGCTGCAAAATATGCGCAGAATCCTCTCCCCAGAG AGGTCTCTAGGAAGTTTCATCCTTCTCCAAACTCGTTCTCTCGCAACTACGAGCAGTATACCAGAGGGTTCAAGTCTCTCTCAGAAGCCAGTGTTCCATCTGTGCAAAATCCAGCCGAAAACGGAAGTTGCAGCTCGAACAGTGACCAGAGCACGAGCGGATGCTTCGCCAGCTCGAAAAACGACCAGGCTGCTGTGAAGCACCAAGTGAAATCCGACTTGAAGGTTTCGGAGAGGCACGATCTTGTCATGATGTTCACTTGCAAAGTCTGCGACACCAGAAACCTCAGAACGGCCTGTCGTGAGTCGTACGACAAAGGCGTGGTGGTTGCTAGATGCAATGGCTGCGACAATCTGCACCTGATCGCGGACCGGCTGGGATGGTTTGGAGAACCGAGCAGCGTCGAGGAGTTTCTGGCAGCTCGCGGGgaggaagtgaagaagggaTCAGCTGAGACTATGAATCTCACTCTTGAGGATCTTGCTGGGACAAAAGATGTCAGTGTTTGA
- the LOC121765906 gene encoding pentatricopeptide repeat-containing protein At1g60770-like — protein MASTFMQQFAKKKTVVKRSSKKYLTEALYKKLLSDGGEERSVRAKTNEFLKSRKSAYKWEVGRTVKILRGRKLYGPAVKISETMEKRGMNKTVSDQAIHLDLIAKSRGIAAAETYFVSLPESSKTNLTYSALLNCYCKLSMTSKSETMFERMKELNLEMTSMPYNSLMTLNMKNELPQLVPALVKEMKEAGVMPDVYTYNVWMRALAATGDIDGVERVIDEMKRDGRVAADWTTYSNLASIYADAGAFDKAEAALKELESRNARRELSAYQFLITLYGRTGNLLEVYRVWRSLKLAFPKTANLSYLNMIQVLVKLNDLPGAEKCFHEWATAYSTGSSTFDIRIANVLISAYLKEGSPEKADKLRRHAKRRGAKPNAKTWEHYIDYYMKKEEFKPLVKCVNNAVTAGWANGAEWAPSPEVVEAVMRHFEQSKDVGGAEGFVKILKEPTAKVFESLIRTYAAAEKKSHVMHRRVKMEKMELSKEGKMLLDEISAA, from the exons ATGGCGTCGACGTTTATGCAGCAATTCGCGAAGAAGAAGACCGTAGTGAAGCGATCGTCGAAGAAGTATTTGACGGAGGCGCTGTACAAGAAGCTGCTCAGCGATGGCGGCGAGGAGAGGAGCGTCAGGGCGAAGACGAACGAGTTTCTCAAGTCGCGTAAGAGTGCTTACAAATGGGAGGTTGGCCGCACCGTGAAGATTCTCCGCGGCCGCAAACTGTACGGACCCGCTGTCAAG ATATCCGAGACTATGGAGAAAAGAGGGATGAATAAAACCGTGAGTGACCAAGCTATTCATCTTGATCTGATAGCGAAAAGCCGAGGCATTGCTGCTGCCGAGACCTATTTTGTGTCTCTGCCGGAGTCATCAAAAACGAATCTCACTTACAGCGCTCTTCTCAATTGCTACTGCAAACTCTCAATGACTTCAAAGTCTGAGACTATGTTCGAGAGGATGAAAGAACTTAATTTGGAGATGACTTCCATGCCGTACAACAGCCTCATGACCCTGAACATGAAAAACGAGCTGCCACAGCTCGTCCCTGCACTTGTCAAAGAAATGAAGGAGGCTGGCGTCATGCCTGACGTTTACACCTACAATGTGTGGATGAGGGCTCTTGCTGCCACGGGTGATATTGACGGGGTCGAGAGGGTTATTGATGAGATGAAGAGAGATGGCCGAGTTGCAGCAGATTGGACGACATACAGCAATCTGGCATCTATCTATGCTGATGCCGGAGCATTTGATAAAGCTGAGGCGGCACTTAAGGAGCTGGAGAGCAGAAATGCCCGCAGAGAACTCTCGGCTTACCAATTCCTGATCACACTGTACGGACGCACTGGGAATCTGCTCGAAGTGTATCGAGTGTGGCGTTCGTTGAAGCTAGCTTTTCCAAAAACCGCAAACTTGAGTTATCTGAACATGATTCAGGTGTTGGTTAAGCTGAATGATCTACCAGGTGCTGAGAAATGTTTCCACGAGTGGGCGACTGCTTACTCAACCGGTAGCTCGACTTTTGATATCCGTATCGCGAACGTCCTCATCAGCGCTTATCTGAAAGAAGGTTCTCCCGAGAAGGCAGACAAGCTGAGAAGGCACGCCAAGAGGAGAGGAGCGAAGCCCAACGCCAAAACCTGGGAGCATTACATCGACTACTATATGAAGAAGGAAGAGTTCAAACCACTCGTGAAGTGCGTCAACAATGCCGTCACAGCTGGCTGGGCTAACGGAGCCGAGTGGGCCCCATCACCCGAAGTCGTGGAGGCTGTTATGCGGCACTTTGAGCAGAGCAAGGACGTCGGGGGCGCTGAAGGGTTCGTGAAGATCCTGAAGGAGCCGACAGCCAAGGTCTTCGAGTCGTTGATTCGAACTTACGCAGCCGCCGAGAAGAAGAGTCACGTCATGCATCGCAGGGTGAAGATGGAGAAGATGGAATTGAGTAAAGAAGGGAAAATGTTGCTGGATGAAATATCTGCAGCATGA
- the LOC121764792 gene encoding OVARIAN TUMOR DOMAIN-containing deubiquitinating enzyme 9-like, with the protein MLQMIWDLCLLEKNNIKMIRFSLRIGPSALHVPKINGEIPSVDEATSDHQRLLNRLKLYDLVELKILGDGNCQFRSLSDQLYRASDHHKFVREQVVNQLKLRRDLYENFVPMAYGDYIKKMSKNGEWGDHLTLQGAADWFGIKLFVVTSCKDTCYIEILPQTELKSDRTLFLSFWAEVHYNSIYPLGELPEEESKKKRKRRWW; encoded by the exons ATGCTGCAAATGATCTGGGATCTGTGTCTTCTCGAGAAGAACAACATCAAAATGATTCGATTCTCGCTCAGAATTGGCCCTTCAGCTCTG CATGTTCCTAAAATCAACGGCGAGATACCCTCCGTTGATGAAGCTACATCAGACCATCAAAGGCTTTTGAACAG ATTGAAATTGTATGATTTGGTTGAACTCAAAATTTTGGGAGATGGAAACTGTCAG TTCCGTTCGTTGTCTGATCAACTATACCGGGCCTCAGATCATCACAAGTTCGTGAGAGAACAAGTGGTCAATCAG CTGAAGTTACGACGAGACTTGTACGAAAATTTTGTCCCGATGGCTTATGGTGATTACATAAAGAAAATGAGCAA GAACGGGGAATGGGGCGATCACCTCACGTTGCAGGGTGCTGCAGATTGG TTCGGGATCAAATTGTTCGTCGTTACATCATGCAAGGATACATGCTACATCGAGATCCTTCCACAGACTGAACTGAAGTCTGATAGAA CTTTATTCTTGAGCTTCTGGGCCGAGGTCCACTACAACTCGATATATCCATTAGGAG AACTGCCGGAGGAAGAGagcaagaagaagaggaagcgAAGGTGGTGGTGA